One window of the Sparus aurata chromosome 7, fSpaAur1.1, whole genome shotgun sequence genome contains the following:
- the asb8 gene encoding ankyrin repeat and SOCS box protein 8, with translation MSSTMWYIMQSIQSKYSLSERLIRTIAAIRSFPHDNVEDLIRKGADVNRMHGTLKPLHCACMVADADCVELLLEKGAEVNALDGYNRTALHYAAEKDESCVELLLEYGAQPNALDGNKDTPLHWAAFKDNPECVRALLESGACPNSRDYNNDTPLSWAAMKGNLESVKVLLDYGAQVHVTNLKGQTPISRLVALLARGLGTEQEEECLELLCRAAGRFEIRRADGTLPRELSKDPQLLARLTNMVAQAPTLRSLARCAVRQSLGVQFLPTAVKELPLPETIKDYLLLRD, from the exons ATGAGCTCTACTATGTGGTACATCATGCAAAGCATTCAAAGTAAATACTCCTTGTCCGAGCGGCTCATCCGCACCATCGCAGCCATCCGCTCATTCCCACATGACAATGTGGAGGATCTCATTCGTAAG GGAGCTGATGTGAACCGGATGCATGGTACGCTTAAGCCCCTGCACTGTGCCTGTATGGTCGCTGATGCTGACTGTGTGGAGCTCCTGCTGGAGAAGGGGGCAGAG GTGAATGCTTTGGATGGATATAACCGCACAGCACTGCACTATGCAGCGGAGAAGGATGAGAGCTGTGTGGAATTGCTGTTGGAGTACGGGGCCCAGCCAAATGCCCTAGATGGCAACAAGGACACCCCGCTTCACTGGGCCGCCTTCAAAGACAACCCAGAGTGTGTGAGGGCCCTGCTGGAGAGCGGGGCCTGTCCCAACTCACGGGACTACAACAATGACACGCCTTTGAGTTGGGCAGCAATGAAGGGCAACCTGGAGAGTGTCAAAGTGCTATTAGACTACGGAGCCCAGGTCCATGTGACAAACCTGAAGGGCCAGACGCCTATATCCCGACTGGTGGCCCTGCTGGCCCGGGGCCTGGGCActgaacaggaggaggagtgccTGGAGCTGCTGTGCCGGGCAGCAGGGCGGTTTGAGATCCGGCGGGCTGACGGCACCCTTCCCAGAGAGCTGAGTAAAGATCCACAGCTGCTGGCGAGGCTGACCAACATGGTGGCTCAGGCTCCCACCCTTCGCTCTCTGGCACGCTGTGCTGTCAGGCAGAGTCTCGGAGTCCAGTTCCTCCCAACTGCTGTAAAAGAGCTTCCTCTACCAGAGACTATCAAAGACTATCTACTGCTCAGGGACTGA